A single region of the Chloroflexota bacterium genome encodes:
- a CDS encoding GxxExxY protein yields MMGYKHSRLTSAIINAFYHVYNTLGYGFLEKVYENALAHELRSRGFDVIQQAPIRVHYDGIVVGEYYADLLINGLVIVELKAAEAIAPEHEAQLLNYLKATEIEVGLLLNFGPEPQVRRKIYETARRR; encoded by the coding sequence ATGATGGGATACAAACATAGTAGGCTGACCAGCGCCATTATCAACGCCTTCTATCATGTGTACAACACCCTGGGTTATGGCTTCTTGGAGAAGGTGTATGAGAACGCCCTGGCCCATGAACTGCGCAGTAGGGGATTCGATGTCATCCAGCAGGCGCCTATCAGAGTCCATTACGATGGCATTGTCGTGGGCGAGTACTACGCGGATCTCTTGATCAATGGTCTGGTGATCGTTGAGCTGAAGGCGGCCGAGGCCATTGCTCCTGAGCATGAGGCCCAGCTTCTGAACTATCTCAAGGCAACGGAGATCGAGGTGGGGTTGCTGCTCAACTTCGGACCCGAGCCACAAGTGCGTCGTAAGATATACGAGACCGCTCGTCGCAGGTAG